The following are from one region of the Populus trichocarpa isolate Nisqually-1 chromosome 8, P.trichocarpa_v4.1, whole genome shotgun sequence genome:
- the LOC7473194 gene encoding uncharacterized protein LOC7473194 isoform X1 — MAGEKMDYEEEEKMQYQGSGAIPALAEEEMGEDDEYDDLYNDVNVGENFLQMHGSEAPAPPATAGNGGFQTRNAHESRVETGGSQALAITGGGPAVEGIYSNAKAHFPEQKQVAVAVEAQDVGPVDGSSVAQKGRVIEMSHDVQVRNMGFQKSTPVPPGIGVDPSDMSRKNANEPEPLPITGSAGPRGAPQMQVNQMHMSADVNRPVVNENQVRPPVENGSTTLYVGELHWWTTDAELESFASQFGRVKEIKFFDERASGKSKGYCQVDFYEAAAAAACKEGMNGHVFNGRPCVVAFASPQTLKQMGASYMNKTQGQPQTQSQGRGSMNDGAGRGGNANFQSGDGGRNYGRGAWGRGGQGILNRGPGGGPMRGRGAMGPKNMAGNVAGVGSGANGGGYGQGLAGPAFGGPAGGMMPPQGMMGAGFDPLYMGRGGGYGGFAGPGFPGMLPSFPAVNSMGLAGVAPHVNPAFFARGMAPNGMGMMVSSGMDGPNPGMWSDTSMGGWGEEHGRRTRESSYDGDEGASEYGYGEGNHEKGARSSGASREKERGSERDWSGNSDRRHRDEREQDWDRPEREHRYKEEKDSYRGHRQRERDSGYEDDRDRGHSSSRARSRSRAAPEEDYRSRTRDVDYGKRRRLPSE; from the exons A TGGCTGGTGAGAAAATGGATTACgaagaagaggagaagatgCAATATCAGGGAAGTGGTGCCATTCCTGCGCTTGCAGAGGAAGAGATGGGAGAAGATGATGAGTATGACGATCTATACAATGATGTCAATGTTGGGGAGAATTTCTTGCAGATGCATGGTTCGGAAGCGCCAGCCCCACCTGCTACAGCGGGGAATGGAGGATTCCAAACTCGAAATGCTCATGAATCAAGAGTTGAAACTGGGGGTTCACAAGCGCTTGCTATCACTGGGGGTGGGCCTGCAGTTGAAGGGATATATTCTAATGCTAAGGCTCATTTTCCAGAGCAGAAGCAGGTGGCAGTTGCTGTTGAAGCACAGGATGTAGGGCCTGTTGATGGATCTTCTGTTGCTCAGAAAGGGAGGGTTATAGAGATGAGTCATGATGTTCAAGTGCGAAACATGGGATTTCAGAAATCAACACCAGTGCCCCCAGGTATCGGGGTTGATCCTTCTGATATGAGTAGAAAAAATGCTAACGAGCCTGAACCTTTGCCAATTACTGGCAGTGCAGGTCCTCGAGGTGCTCCACAAATGCAAGTTAATCAAATGCATATGAGTGCAGATGTTAATCGCCCTGTGGTTAATGAAAATCAGGTCCGGCCACCTGTAGAGAATGGTTCTACCACGCTTTATGTTGGAGAATTACATTGGTGGACCACTGATGCAGAGCTTGAAAGTTTTGCATCTCAATTTGGAAGGGTCAAAGAGATTAAATTCTTTGATGAGAGGGCTAGTGGTAAGTCTAAAGGCTATTGCCAAGTTGACTTCTATGAAGCAGCTGCTGCAGCAGCATGCAAAGAGGGAATGAATGGTCATGTTTTCAATGGACGACCTTGTGTTGTGGCTTTTGCTTCTCCACAAACACTAAAGCAGATGGGGGCTTCTTACATGAACAAAACCCAGGGTCAGCCTCAGACTCAGTCTCAAGGAAGGGGGTCTATGAATGATGGTGCGGGAAGAGGTGGTAATGCGAACTTTCAAAGTGGAGATGGAGGAAGGAACTATGGAAGAGGTGCTTGGGGAAGGGGTGGGCAGGGAATTCTCAATCGAGGACCTGGGGGTGGACCAATGAGGGGAAGAGGTGCCATGGGTCCCAAAAACATGGCTGGGAATGTTGCTGGAGTTGGAAGCGGTGCCAATGGTGGAGGGTATGGACAAGGCCTTGCAGGTCCTGCATTTGGTGGGCCTGCCGGTGGAATGATGCCTCCCCAAGGTATGATGGGTGCTGGATTTGATCCACTATACATGGGACGAGGGGGTGGTTATGGGGGTTTTGCTGGTCCTGGTTTTCCTGGCATGCTTCCTTCATTTCCTGCTGTTAATTCAATGGGACTTGCTGGGGTGGCTCCACATGTCAACCCAGCTTTCTTTGCCCGAGGAATGGCACCTAATGGGATGGGAATGATGGTTTCCTCTGGAATGGATGGACCGAATCCAGGAATGTGGTCTGACACAAGCATGGGAGGATGGGGAGAAGAGCATGGTCGAAGGACAAGGGAGTCAAGTTATGATGGCGATGAGGGTGCTTCTGAATATGGATATGGAGAGGGGAACCATGAGAAGGGAGCTCGGTCAAGCGGTGCCTCTAGAGAAAAGGAACGGGGTTCTGAGCGTGACTGGTCAGGTAATTCTGATAGGCGTCACCGTGATGAGAGGGAACAAGACTGGGACAGGCCAGAAAGGGAGCACAGGTACAAGGAAGAGAAAGATAGTTACCGTGGCCATCGGCAAAGGGAGCGTGACTCGGGTTATGAGGATGATCGGGATAGAGGGCACTCTTCTTCAAGAGCTCGGAGCAGATCCCGTGCGGCTCCAGAAGAAGATTACAGGTCTCGAACAAGGGATGTAGACTATGGCAAGAGGAGACGCCTACCATCAGAGTGA
- the LOC7473194 gene encoding uncharacterized protein LOC7473194 isoform X2, with amino-acid sequence MDYEEEEKMQYQGSGAIPALAEEEMGEDDEYDDLYNDVNVGENFLQMHGSEAPAPPATAGNGGFQTRNAHESRVETGGSQALAITGGGPAVEGIYSNAKAHFPEQKQVAVAVEAQDVGPVDGSSVAQKGRVIEMSHDVQVRNMGFQKSTPVPPGIGVDPSDMSRKNANEPEPLPITGSAGPRGAPQMQVNQMHMSADVNRPVVNENQVRPPVENGSTTLYVGELHWWTTDAELESFASQFGRVKEIKFFDERASGKSKGYCQVDFYEAAAAAACKEGMNGHVFNGRPCVVAFASPQTLKQMGASYMNKTQGQPQTQSQGRGSMNDGAGRGGNANFQSGDGGRNYGRGAWGRGGQGILNRGPGGGPMRGRGAMGPKNMAGNVAGVGSGANGGGYGQGLAGPAFGGPAGGMMPPQGMMGAGFDPLYMGRGGGYGGFAGPGFPGMLPSFPAVNSMGLAGVAPHVNPAFFARGMAPNGMGMMVSSGMDGPNPGMWSDTSMGGWGEEHGRRTRESSYDGDEGASEYGYGEGNHEKGARSSGASREKERGSERDWSGNSDRRHRDEREQDWDRPEREHRYKEEKDSYRGHRQRERDSGYEDDRDRGHSSSRARSRSRAAPEEDYRSRTRDVDYGKRRRLPSE; translated from the coding sequence ATGGATTACgaagaagaggagaagatgCAATATCAGGGAAGTGGTGCCATTCCTGCGCTTGCAGAGGAAGAGATGGGAGAAGATGATGAGTATGACGATCTATACAATGATGTCAATGTTGGGGAGAATTTCTTGCAGATGCATGGTTCGGAAGCGCCAGCCCCACCTGCTACAGCGGGGAATGGAGGATTCCAAACTCGAAATGCTCATGAATCAAGAGTTGAAACTGGGGGTTCACAAGCGCTTGCTATCACTGGGGGTGGGCCTGCAGTTGAAGGGATATATTCTAATGCTAAGGCTCATTTTCCAGAGCAGAAGCAGGTGGCAGTTGCTGTTGAAGCACAGGATGTAGGGCCTGTTGATGGATCTTCTGTTGCTCAGAAAGGGAGGGTTATAGAGATGAGTCATGATGTTCAAGTGCGAAACATGGGATTTCAGAAATCAACACCAGTGCCCCCAGGTATCGGGGTTGATCCTTCTGATATGAGTAGAAAAAATGCTAACGAGCCTGAACCTTTGCCAATTACTGGCAGTGCAGGTCCTCGAGGTGCTCCACAAATGCAAGTTAATCAAATGCATATGAGTGCAGATGTTAATCGCCCTGTGGTTAATGAAAATCAGGTCCGGCCACCTGTAGAGAATGGTTCTACCACGCTTTATGTTGGAGAATTACATTGGTGGACCACTGATGCAGAGCTTGAAAGTTTTGCATCTCAATTTGGAAGGGTCAAAGAGATTAAATTCTTTGATGAGAGGGCTAGTGGTAAGTCTAAAGGCTATTGCCAAGTTGACTTCTATGAAGCAGCTGCTGCAGCAGCATGCAAAGAGGGAATGAATGGTCATGTTTTCAATGGACGACCTTGTGTTGTGGCTTTTGCTTCTCCACAAACACTAAAGCAGATGGGGGCTTCTTACATGAACAAAACCCAGGGTCAGCCTCAGACTCAGTCTCAAGGAAGGGGGTCTATGAATGATGGTGCGGGAAGAGGTGGTAATGCGAACTTTCAAAGTGGAGATGGAGGAAGGAACTATGGAAGAGGTGCTTGGGGAAGGGGTGGGCAGGGAATTCTCAATCGAGGACCTGGGGGTGGACCAATGAGGGGAAGAGGTGCCATGGGTCCCAAAAACATGGCTGGGAATGTTGCTGGAGTTGGAAGCGGTGCCAATGGTGGAGGGTATGGACAAGGCCTTGCAGGTCCTGCATTTGGTGGGCCTGCCGGTGGAATGATGCCTCCCCAAGGTATGATGGGTGCTGGATTTGATCCACTATACATGGGACGAGGGGGTGGTTATGGGGGTTTTGCTGGTCCTGGTTTTCCTGGCATGCTTCCTTCATTTCCTGCTGTTAATTCAATGGGACTTGCTGGGGTGGCTCCACATGTCAACCCAGCTTTCTTTGCCCGAGGAATGGCACCTAATGGGATGGGAATGATGGTTTCCTCTGGAATGGATGGACCGAATCCAGGAATGTGGTCTGACACAAGCATGGGAGGATGGGGAGAAGAGCATGGTCGAAGGACAAGGGAGTCAAGTTATGATGGCGATGAGGGTGCTTCTGAATATGGATATGGAGAGGGGAACCATGAGAAGGGAGCTCGGTCAAGCGGTGCCTCTAGAGAAAAGGAACGGGGTTCTGAGCGTGACTGGTCAGGTAATTCTGATAGGCGTCACCGTGATGAGAGGGAACAAGACTGGGACAGGCCAGAAAGGGAGCACAGGTACAAGGAAGAGAAAGATAGTTACCGTGGCCATCGGCAAAGGGAGCGTGACTCGGGTTATGAGGATGATCGGGATAGAGGGCACTCTTCTTCAAGAGCTCGGAGCAGATCCCGTGCGGCTCCAGAAGAAGATTACAGGTCTCGAACAAGGGATGTAGACTATGGCAAGAGGAGACGCCTACCATCAGAGTGA
- the LOC7480943 gene encoding anther-specific protein BCP1 — MASKVIVLALVFVAIVGLASAAGPAPSTTALPAEAPLSDDFIGTDDAAAAGAPSGGDAVVPGPMGSVEAAGGPSGSPKSDSAALKFSAITGVAAVAGYLFF; from the coding sequence ATGGCAAGCAAAGTGATTGTTCTTGCTCTTGTCTTTGTTGCCATTGTTGGGTTGGCATCAGCAGCAGGACCTGCTCCTTCCACAACTGCCCTGCCAGCAGAAGCACCTTTGAGCGATGATTTTATCGGTACTGATGATGCTGCTGCAGCTGGTGCACCCTCTGGTGGTGATGCCGTTGTTCCAGGACCAATGGGAAGTGTTGAAGCAGCTGGGGGACCTTCTGGATCGCCCAAAAGTGATTCTGCTGCCCTCAAGTTCTCTGCCATTACAGGAGTTGCCGCTGTTGCTGGCTACCTCTTCTTCTAA
- the LOC7486103 gene encoding T-complex protein 1 subunit epsilon — translation MALAFDEFGRPFVIIKEQDQKVRLRGLDAQKANIASGMAVSRILRTSLGPKGMDKMLQSPDGDVTITNDGATILEQMDVDNQIAKLLVELSRSQDYEIGDGTTGVVVLAGALLEQSQKLLERGIHPIRVAEGYETASRIAVEHLEKISQKYDFGVNNMEPLVQTCMTTLSSKIVNRCKRSLAEISVKAVLAVADLERKDVNLDLIKVEGKVGGKLEDTELIYGILVDKEMSHPQMPKQIEDAKIAILTCPFEPPKPKTKHKVDIDTVEKFQTLRKQEQQYFDVMVQKCKDVGATLVICQWGFDDEANHLLMHRNLPAVRWVGGVELELIAIATGGRIVPRFQELTPEKLGKAGLVREKAFGTTKDRMLYVEHCANSRAVTIFIRGGNKMIIEETKRSIHDALCVARNLIRNNSIVYGGGSAEISCSVAVEAAADRYPGVEQYAIRAFADALDSVPMALAENSGLQPIETLSAVKSQQIKENNHYCGIDCNDAGTNDMREQNVFETLIGKQQQIFLATQVVKMILKIDDVISPSEY, via the exons atggcGTTAGCGTTCGATGAATTCGGTAGAccatttgtaataataaaagaacaagacCAGAAGGTTCGATTGAGAGGTCTCGATGCTCAAAAAGCCAACATTGCTTCTGGTATGGCCGTCTCTCGCATCCTTCGCACCTCTCTCGGTCCCAAAGGTATGGATAAGATGCTCCAGAGTCCCGACGGCGACGTCACCATCA CAAATGATGGTGCTACGATATTGGAGCAAATGGATGTGGACAATCAGATTGCAAAACTGTTGGTTGAGCTTTCGAGGAGTCAGGATTATGAAATCGGTGATGGGACTACTGGTGTTGTTGTTTTGGCTGGTGCTCTTTTAGAGCAGTCTCAGAAGCTGTTGGAGCGCGGGATTCACCCTATTCGTGTTGCTGAGGGTTATGAGACTGCTTCTAGAATTGCTGTGGAGCATTTGGAGAAGATCTCTCAGAAGTATGATTTTGGAGTTAATAATATGGAGCCCTTGGTTCAAACTTGCATGACTACTTTGTCCTCCAAAAT TGTGAATCGGTGCAAGCGCAGTTTAGCAGAGATTTCAGTTAAAGCAGTTCTTGCTGTTGCGGATTTAGAGAGGAAAGAtgttaatttagatttgatAAAAGTTGAAGGGAAAGTAGGAGGCAAGTTGGAAGATACTGAACTAATATATGGGATACTTGTTGACAAGGAAATGAGTCATCCGCAGATGCCAAAGCAAATTGAAGATGCAAAAATTGCTATCCTGACGTGCCCCTTTGAACCACCTAAGCCAAAGACTAAACATAAGGTGGACATTGATACAGTTGAAAAGTTTCAAACATTGCGCAAGCAAGAGCAGCAGTACTTTGATGTCATGGTTCAGAAATGCAAG GATGTTGGCGCAACCTTGGTTATCTGTCAATGGGGGTTTGATGATGAGGCAAATCATTTATTAATGCACAGGAACTTGCCTGCTGTCCGGTGGGTTGGTGGTGTAGAGTTAGAGCTGATAGCAATAGCTACAG GTGGAAGAATTGTGCCAAGGTTCCAGGAGTTGACACCTGAAAAGCTGGGAAAG GCTGGTTTGGTTCGAGAAAAGGCTTTTGGCACAACCAAAGATAGAATGCTGTATGTTGAACACTGTGCAAATTCGAGGGCTGTAACCATATTTATTCGTGGAG GTAACAAAATGATAATTGAGGAGACAAAGCGTAGCATCCATGATGCGTTGTGTGTGGCAAGGAATCTTATTCGCAACAACTCTATTGTATATGGTGGTGGCTCAGCTGAGATTTCCTGCTCAGTTGCTGTGGAGGCTGCAGCTGATAGATATCCAGGAGTTGAGCAG TATGCCATCAGGGCATTTGCTGATGCTTTAGATTCTGTCCCTATGGCGCTAGCAGAAAATAGCGGCCTCCAACCAATTGAGACATTATCTGCAGTGAAATCTCAGCAAATTAAG GAGAACAATCATTACTGCGGAATAGATTGCAATGATGCTGGTACAAATGACATGCGCGAGCAAAACGTCTTTGAGACTCTTATTGGAAAGCAGCAGCAGATTTTTCTTGCAACACAAGTTgtcaaaatgatattaaaaattgatGATGTCATCTCTCCTTCTGAGTACTGA